The following nucleotide sequence is from Drosophila kikkawai strain 14028-0561.14 chromosome 2L, DkikHiC1v2, whole genome shotgun sequence.
CTTTGCAGGTCTGTTCTATTACCTACACCCCAATGAAACTTTCCCACCCAAATCCCTTACCGAATACACATTCACCCTACCTGAGTTGCCCCAGATCAATGTAGGCGAGTATCTAAACCAAGCCCAGTACGAGTCCCTGCGCTCGCAGGCTGCCGAGCAGGCAGTGCGTGTGCGGGACTGGGCCGACGATTATTTGTTGTATCTGAAGACCATCGGCCAGAACGTGGTCAACAAGGGGCGTCAGATCTTTCAGGCCGACGATCAGGTTTACTATGAGCGTGTTTAGAGAGCATTTGGAGCGGGGATTCTACCGTTTTGTTTTCGAACTGCTGCAGCAGTTTCTCATTTGATAGGATCTTTTTGATGGAGCCACTCTTGGTCTTCCTTCTGTATGAACAATTTTGAGTACAAATTCAAGCATTTCGTCCGCGTTTCGTCCGTCCGCTGCACATATTGTATAGTTTTTGTCGATACATTTTCCCTTAGGCGTAGGCACACACCACACATTTATCCCCTCATCTAACCCCACACAAttcccaacaacaacaaaatgcaaCATCACTGGCTGATGGAAGAAGGATAGAGCTCGCCGCTGTTCAATTTGCAGACTTTGTAATCATTTGCGTATAATCAATTGGGGCCCTCGTCCATCCAGTTGGATGAACGGTCTCAATACAGTCTTAATTGTTGTCAAACAACGTTTAATTTTGTAACTTGTTCACTGTTTGGCTTTGTctgtacaaaaaataaactgcAAACGATTTCTTACAATACATTTTACGTACAAAGAATAGTTGGttttatttgccatttttgttGGAAGTTCGCTAAATGGTAAGTAGAATGCAAAACAAGCAATATTAGTTGGCCAGAATCGAACTCTATCCATCCTTCtgcatttgtgtgtgttggaATTGCCCCAAAGACAAGGTTCCCCTTACCCCGGTCCACTTGATATTCGCGTTTGTggggaactggaactggaaatGTAGAAGGATTGCCAACTAATACTGCCTTGTTTCGCTCTTTCTCTGGCCAGGCTGGTCGCTGTTGGAGGATAACCAAAGCCAGGGCTTTGCGTCCCTGCTGTCGTTGCCTTTGACCCTTTTGGGCACTCTGCAGGCGCGTCTACCCTCTGAAGCTCCCTGGAAGAATTGGCTGAAGGAGCGACCTGTCGTAGAAGGTCATCAGGAGGCCGAGGCCATTAAGCTTAACATGGCCAGCATCGAGAAGGATATTCAGAAGGCCCTGACTGCGGAGGAATATGAGAACATTTTGAACCACGTCAACAGCTACGTGCAGCAGTTGGTGGACCTGAagttgcagcaacagcaatcggctgaaaagcagcagcaactgtcACCGCAGCAGGTTGAAATCGTCGTCCGATTAATCCAGGACAACATGCAGCAGTTTGCCCAGAAGACGAAGCTCAGCGAACAGGATCTGTCTGATTTGGTAGGAAAACTGCGGCTGGAGCTAAAACAGTCTGGAGTGTGGGATGCTGCTGAGACAAAGCTATCGCCGGCCAATCTAGAAGAGATCACCAGACTGATTAAGGCAGAGGTCAGCCTCCACGAGTCCCACTACACGCTGCAGTTGGAGAAAATTGATATGGAGGCGCTCCTTGAACGAATCTTGGGATCTCCGGAACTGGCTGATTTTGTAGATGCTCGGATTAATCTGCGGGTGCAGCAGCTAGAGGCGAAGGAGAGCTCTGGCTTCCATCCTGCCGAAATACAACTTGAGCATCTGAACAAGGAGATCGCCTTCATTAAGCTGGCCCTGTCCGATAAGCAGGCCGAAAACGCAGATCTTCACCAGTCTATTAGCAACTTGAAGCTTGGCCAGGAGGACTTGCTGGAGCGCATACACCAACACGAACTGGCCCAGGACCGGCGCTTTAGCGGGCTGCTGGCCGAGATCGAAACCAAGTTGGCCTCTCTGAACGACTCTCAGTTCGCTCTCCTCAACAAGCAGGTCAAGCTCTCCCTGGTCGAGATTCTGGGCTTCAAGCAGCAGTCCACCGCTGGCGGTGCCGCAACCCAACTGGATGACATCGATCTGCAGAACTGGGTGCGCAGTATGTTCGTGGCCAAGGATTAcctggagcagcagctgctggagcTCAACAAGCGgaccaacaacaacattcGCGACGAGATCGAGCGCTCCAGCATCCTGCTGATGAACGACATCAGTCAGAGGCTAAAGCAGGAaatgctgctggtggtggagGCCAAGCACAACGAGAGCACCAAGGAGCTGAAGGGTCACAtacgcgaggaggaggtgcGCCAGATTGTCAAGACCGTTCTGGCCATCTACGATGCGGACAAGACGGGCCTGGTGGACTTCGCCCTGGAGTCGGCCGGCGGACAGATCCTCTCCACGCGCTGCACTGAGAGCTACCAGACGAAATCGGCGCAGATATCGGTTTTCGGCATACCCCTGTGGTATCCCACCAACACACCCCGGGTAGCAATTTCGCCTAATGTGCAGCCAGGCGAGTGCTGGGCCTTCCAGGGATTTCCAGGATTCCTAGGTTAGTTGCTTGGCAGTTGTAAAAATGATGAAAATTAATAGCATTTCGATGCCCACAGTGCTGAAGCTTAACTCGCTGGTGTACGTCACCGGATTCACACTGGAGCACATACCCAAGAGTCTCTCGCCCACGGGAAGAATAGACTCGGCTCCGCGCAACTTTACTGTTTGGGTAAgcttttcttaaaataactTAATAGATTGATAATAGATTAATCCCATGTTTCTCTCAGGGATTGGAACAGGAGAAAGATCAGGACCCCGTGTTATTCGGCGAGTACGAATTTGAGGATAATGGCGCCTCGCTGCAATACTTTGCCATTCAGAATCTGGACATTAAACGGCCGTACGAGATAGTCGAGCTACGCATCGAAACCAATCACGGCCAACCCACCTACACATGTCTCTATCGGTTCAGAGTGCACGGCAAGCCGCCAGCCTCATAGATCAGCCCTAGATCAGTCCCTCTTGTGTGACCTAAGCACTGTCAGGTGTACATAATGTCTGTGCCTTAAGAAGGAAACTCAAAAATATGCATATTACTGCGAGAAGTAGATCGAATGAGCGCAGGCGAACTGTGTAAAAAGTAAGGCTATACGTAGCGGTTAAGTGTTTGTACCATATCGTAGAATTGAAGTGCTTGTAGTCACCTTAGGTTACCTTGTACATAGTATAATAAGGGCGTTGTGCCCAGTGTCCACCTTAtgtcctattttatttattctgaTAAAGTTTGCCCTCTGAAATCTGTCGTAGTTCCTTTAAGCAGCCTCCACTAACCTATGCTAACTTTATCGTGTTTGCCATTTAAAAAGCGTTTTGAACTAAATagtcatatatatatagtttatctGAGCCGTAAGCTTGCTGCAATAGTGTGTAAGTTATCACTAAAGACCTTATAGTAACAAGATGCATACTGCCCTTACATTTGATAAGCGGTACTCATCTTCTTATTATTTggtctttgtttattttctaagttcaaatttttaacccactgaaacggaatcaaCCTGAACCAACTctgaaattatgaaataaaccTGAAGAAACTCATTGAATTACTACACTTTCGAATCGATTGAGACCGTAAAATATCTCACCCACTTTCAGACCAGTCCAACCCAAGTTATCTGTATACGTtcaatatatgtatttctaaAGAGTGAACCCAAAAATAGTTGTTAATTAAAACTGTACTTCTATTGTTATTTCTTGTAAACTTACTTAATTGCTATAGTTTGTTCATTAAGGCTTTatcctattttttttacaataaatgcgTTGCACGGAATAATTAAAACGTTTTCTGGCTCAAAAGGGAGGCAAAAAAATGCTGTCAAAGCCATGGCAAGTAATTAACCCTTCCTTTCCTGGCTGCCAGTAATTAGTCGTGTTTTTTACGGCAGCATAAAGATTAAACAGGGAATGTAAAAAGATCCAAATCTGCCTTTGCTAGTGGCAGTTGCCGGCGGGGAACTCTCTTTCAGTACGAATTCCTAAATTAAGATTTACTTCTGATGACCGTTAACTGTAAAGCAGGGTAATGATGCTCACTTCATCAATTGTTCTTTTTTCAACCCCTCTCATATGGCTCACTTGTTCACTGTTTATTCTGTTCATTTGTTCACTTTTTTATGTTCACTTGTTCAGTGTTTATTCTGTTCATTTGTTCACTTTTTTATGTATTCATTTTATGATTATTCTGTTCAAGTTATTTATTAAGTtgcttaaatataaacaattacaaaTGAACACGTTCGCTCGCTTAGTTTATAAACACTCACTCATAATCACTCTTTATAAACAGacaaacaaaagtaaaaacaattacaaatgAACATGTTCACTCGCTTAGTTTAGTGAACAACTCTTCTCATGAGCAGCCCTACACTATTTAGTCTTCTGCCATTTGCTGACATTTTCGAAGTGGCTGTAACCTGATTTGGCATAAATGACGAGACCAAGTATCATGCGTTTCCAaccaataaattaatactAAGGGCATTTCCCATTCTTGAGTaatttaatatgaaaataCCTTTGAAACAGCCAGCTGAATGACTGCGCAGGGTATGCATTTCCAGTCAACGACTAATGTAAATTGTCATTTAATTTGTTGCACGCAGGGGGAGATCCGGGGCGGCAAGTCAAAGGATTTCAGCGCACCAGGACAAGGCATGCACTTAATTAAAGCTCGCTTTTTGGCTGAAACAAGAGGAGGTCTGGCGCATTTGGTTGTCAGCGACGTGAATGGTATCATTCCGCTAAAGGTAGCGCCTGCGAATGcatgaaatttattaaaatcgagCATCCGCCGAGCTGCCATTAGACAGGAAGAAATACAGGACTCTGGCATGTCAATGCTTTGTGCTCCCCTCGTTTGAGTCTAAATTACAGGCATTGCTCACGCGTTTTGTGTAATTACAGGGGATGCCCctgcaagcacacacacacacaaaggcaTTAACTTTAATTGCCAGTGGGCCcgaaaacttttaattttgttaggCTCAAATTCACCATATTCATTTCGCACCTGCTCTCGATggttagaaaaataaatggccCAACGGCATGCAGCacgtttaatttgtttacacaAATCTT
It contains:
- the koi gene encoding klaroid protein isoform X1 encodes the protein MSEETYQIETRRRSRSKTPFLRSSCDHENCEHAGEEGHVHHHIKKKSLAAPNVQTIVEEHVVESSSSSKKTRSKAFAQLTSDYSSDDMTPEAKRKQQTSTTTTVTSIFTKRSGGATSTPRNRSQLETTQNTLNSAQEKLNQSNGNLSSGNVSDYLAYIEYRDAGEYWNKTPKTDYTYSELSPHRRHLGPGIVAMPNMSRRSLGNHDERVNYMVQQNPEQEEFIRRRYQAKYTQQANYDSADELDATFGQQKQSWWLVRLIQLVVSTVTTVWTRVTNISATETNAYQNYYARRQQSQQLGLLGRAGQAVAGGFSNLLRYVYLFIGSVLSVDTWLLRSSNAENKSKKRFLILLLILLPLLLLTGWSLLEDNQSQGFASLLSLPLTLLGTLQARLPSEAPWKNWLKERPVVEGHQEAEAIKLNMASIEKDIQKALTAEEYENILNHVNSYVQQLVDLKLQQQQSAEKQQQLSPQQVEIVVRLIQDNMQQFAQKTKLSEQDLSDLVGKLRLELKQSGVWDAAETKLSPANLEEITRLIKAEVSLHESHYTLQLEKIDMEALLERILGSPELADFVDARINLRVQQLEAKESSGFHPAEIQLEHLNKEIAFIKLALSDKQAENADLHQSISNLKLGQEDLLERIHQHELAQDRRFSGLLAEIETKLASLNDSQFALLNKQVKLSLVEILGFKQQSTAGGAATQLDDIDLQNWVRSMFVAKDYLEQQLLELNKRTNNNIRDEIERSSILLMNDISQRLKQEMLLVVEAKHNESTKELKGHIREEEVRQIVKTVLAIYDADKTGLVDFALESAGGQILSTRCTESYQTKSAQISVFGIPLWYPTNTPRVAISPNVQPGECWAFQGFPGFLVLKLNSLVYVTGFTLEHIPKSLSPTGRIDSAPRNFTVWGLEQEKDQDPVLFGEYEFEDNGASLQYFAIQNLDIKRPYEIVELRIETNHGQPTYTCLYRFRVHGKPPAS